CTTCCCAGTAACGCTGCGTGTTGAACCACGGAAACGCCGCGGGGAATGCCGGATCGTCCCAGCGACGTGCGAGCCACGCCTGATAGTGAATCAGCCGCAGCGTGCGCAGCGCTTCGACCAGATAGAGTTCGCGCGGCTCGAAGTCGCAGAAGTCTTCGTAGCCGGCGAGCAGATCCGCCAGCGCGCGCGATGCTTCCACACGCTCGCCAGGCAGCAACAGCCACAAGTCCTGCACCGCCGGTCCCATGCGGCTGTCGTCGAAATCGACGAAATGCGGCCCCGCGTCGGTCCACAACACATTGCTCGGATGGCAGTCGCCATGCATGCGCAACATGCGGATGTCGCCGGCCCGTTCAAACGCGCGCTCCACACCTTCGAGCGCAAGGTTCACCACGGTTTCCCACGCGGTGCGCAAGTCTTCCGGCACGAAACGGTGGGCGAGCAGAAAGTCGCGCGGTTCGTAGCCGAAGGTGTGGATATCGAGTGTGGGACGTTCGGTGTAGTTCTGCGTCTGTCCGACCGCATGGATGCAGCCGATGAAACGCCCAAGCCATTCGAGCGTGTCGCGCCGGTCGAGATCCGGCGCGCGGCCACCGCGACGCTCGAAGATGGAGAAGCGGAAGCCGTCGAAGGTATGCAGCGTGCGGCCCTCGAGGACACGCGCGGGCACGGCCGGAATCTCACGCGCGGCGAGATCGGCAACGAAAGCGTGTTCTTCGAGAATGGCGGCGTCGCTCCAGCGCTCGGGACGGTAGAACTTTGCGACCACGGGCGGGCCGTCTTCCACGCCCACCTGGTACACGCGATTCTCGTAGCTGTTGAGCGGCAGCATGCGGCCGTCAGTGCGCACGCCGATTGTGCTGAGCGCGCTGTCGAGCGCGTCGAGCACGATTTCCGGCTTGAGCCGGGCGAAAGGCACAGCGCTGTTCGCGCTGTCCTGTGGATCGAGGATGTCGTCGTTCATGCCCGCATTGTGCGCCGCGCGGCCGTCAAAGACGAGGGCGAAGGCTCACAACGCGGAACCACCGACGCTTACAACTTGCACACGCCTTGCATTCAAACTGCGTTCAATGCATCTGCGCGCTCGACGGTCGCACCATCTCGCCCGTATCGATCAGGTCTTCAAGGAAAAAGGGTTCAGTGTTCAGGTGCGGCGAAGCGCCGGGCTCGCCGGCATACCACGCCACCATGGCCATGTCGCCGAGAATGCGCATGACGATCCCGCGCGCGCCTTGCGGCACGGCGATATGGACCGATCGGACAATGGAACCGATTTGCATGATGTTTCCCCGTTCTCCCATAGCCGGCTTTATGATTTCACGCCGGTCAAGGTGATGATAAAAGCGTCGCTACGCCGATAACGTTGCGTACGCACCCAATCTGCCGCGCGCGGGACGCGTGAGAGGTTCGAGTCATTGTTCCCGTTTTGCGGGGCCGAGGAAAGCGCGAATCAAGGCTCTTTACCCTTGTTTCGCCCTATTCCCATTACGGCGGGCTGGACCGATGATTCGGAGCGTAACGCGTCGCAACGAGACCATCATAAACCCTGCTGGGGTGAGATATCAAAAACGTGCACCAACTAGACCATTTGCTCGACCTGACCGCCACGCCGGCCTTTGCGCGCTGCTGCGGCGCGCGTCCCGCCTCTCACGTTCGCCACGTCTATGGCGTCGCCTTGTGCGGCTTTGAGCGGCCGAACTAGTCATGTGGATCGTTCGCCTCGCGCTACGGCGCCCGTATACGTTCGTCGTCCTGGCCCTGCTATTGCTGATCGTCGGACCTTTGACGATCCTGCGCACGCCCACCGACATCTTCCCCAATATCGACATTCCAGTGCTCTCGGTGATCTGGTCGTATAACGGCCTGCCCGCTGACGAAATGGAAAAGCGCATCGTGCTCAACTACGAGCGTGGGCTGTCCACGGCGGTCAACGATATCGAGCACACCGAGTCGACCTCGCTGAACGGCATCGCGGTGGTCAAGATCTTTTTCCAGCCGCACGCGAATATCGATGAAGCGCTGGCCGAAGTCACCGCGCTTTCGCAAACGCAATTGCGCTCGCTGCCGCCCGGCATCACGCCGCCGAATATCCTGCGCTACAACGCTTCGACGGTGCCGATCCTGCGGCTCGCGCTGTCGTCCGCCTCGCTCACCGAGCAGGAGCTATTCGACTTCGGCAACAACTTCCTGAAGACGCAGCTCGCCACTGTGCCCGGCGCGTCCGCGCCGCTGCCGTACGGCGGCAAGCAGCGGCAAATCATGGTCGATATCGATTCGCGCAAACTGCAGGAGCGCAATCTTTCGCCGATGGACGTGGTCAACGCGGTCACCGCACAAAATCTGATCCTGCCCTCGGGCACCGCGAAAATCGGCTCGACCGAATACTCGGTGCAAATGAACGGCAGCCCGGATTCGCTGGCTGGCCTGAACAATATTCCGATCAAATCCACCGCCAACGGCACCGTTTATATTCGCGACGTCGCTCATGTGCGCGACGGTTTCCAGCCGCAAACCAATATCGTGCGCGTCAACGGCCAGCGTGCCGCGCTGCTGACCATCAACAAGAGCGGCAATACGTCCACGCTCGAAATCGTCGACCGCATCAAGACGATGATGCCGACGCTGCGCAATCTCGTGCCCGCTTCGCTGAATATCGATCCCGTTGCCGATCAGTCGCTGTTCGTGCGTGCTTCCGTGCAAGGCGTGTTGCGCGAGGCGCTGATCGCGGCATGCCTGACCGGTCTGATGATTCTGCTGTTTCTCGGCAACTGGCGCGCCACGTTGATCATCGCCGTGTCGATTCCGCTGTCGATGATCACCTCGATCATCGCGCTCTCCCTGCTCGGCGAGACCATCAACATCATGACGCTCGGCGGGCTCGCGCTGGCGGTCGGCATTCTGGTGGACGATGCGACCGTGGCGATCGAAAACATCAGCCATCAACTGGAGCAGGGCAAGACGCTCGAACAGGCGATTCTCGACGGCGCGCATCAGATTGCGATTCCGACGCTGGTGTCGACCTTGTCCATCTGCATCGTGTTCGTGCCGATGTTTCTGTTGACGGGCGTCGCGCACTATCTGTTCATCCCGCTCGCCGAGGCGGTGGTGTTCGCGATGCTGGCCTCCTACTTCTTCTCGCGAACGCTCGTGCCGACGCTCGCGAAATACCTGCTGCGTTATCACCACAAGCCGGCGGATCCGCACCACGCGCCGGCGCAAACGCGCAATCCGTTCATGCGCGTGCACTATGCATTCGAAGGCGGCTTCTCGCGTTTGCGCGACCGCTATCGCGTGTTTCTCGAAGCGCGCGTCGCGCGGCCGGGTCTGTTCGTCACGCTGTTTCTGGCCTGCTGTGGCGCGTCGATGCTGCTGATGCCGTTTCTCGGCCGCGACTTTTTTCCAGCCGTCGACGCCGGCACGATCGCGCTGCATCTGCGCGCGAAAACCGGCATGCGGGTGGAGGAAACCGCGGTAGTGACCGATCGTGTGGATACGCGGATCCGTCAGGCGATCCCGCCGGGCGAGTTGCATTCGATCATCGACAATATCGGCTTGCCGGTTTCGGGCATCAACCTCTCGTACAGCAACACCGGCACGATCGGCACTTCGGATGCGGACGTGCTGATCACGCTCAATCCCGATCATCACCCGAGCGCCGACTACGTGCGCACGCTGCGGCGCACGCTCACCGACGAATTCCCCGGCGTGCAGTTCGCCTTCCTGCCCGCGGATATCGTCAGTCAAACGCTCAACTTCGGCATGCCGTCGCCGATCGATATTCAGATCGTCGGCCGTGATGTGGCCGGCAATCGCGTGTTCGCCGCGAAACTGCTGAATCGGCTGCGCACGGTGCCGGGTCTCGTCGACGCCCGCATCCAGCAACCCGCGGATTTGCCGCGCATCTTTATCGACGTGGACCGTACACGTGCGCAGCAAGCCGGTTTCTCGCAACGCGACATCGCGAGCAATCTGCTGATCACGCTGTCCGGCAGCCAGCAAACCACGCCGACGTTCTGGCTCAATCCGCGCAACGGCGTGAGCTACAACGTGATCACCGAAGCGCCGCAATACACGATCGATTCGCTGCAATCGCTCGCCAACATTCCGCTGAACGCCAACGGCCGCAGCAATATTCTCGGCTCGCTCGCCAGCATGAGGCGCGAAGCGGGCAACGCGACGCTCACGCACTACAACGCGCAGACCACCATCGATATATTCGGCACCGCCGACGGCCGCGATCTCGGCGGCGTGTCCGACGACATCAGCAAGATCATCGACGACGCCAAGGCCGATCTGCCCAAGACCTCGACCATCGAAATGCGTGGCCAGGTGCAGACCATGAACGATTCGTTCTCGGGCCTATTCGCGGGTCTCGTGTTCGCGATTCTGCTGGTGTACCTGCTGATCGTGGTGAATTTCCAGTCGTGGCTCGATCCGTTCATCATCATCACCGCGTTGCCGGGCGCGCTCGCGGGCATCGTGTGGATGCTGTTTCTCACGCACACCACGCTGTCGATTCCCGCGCTCACGGGCGCGATCATGTGTATCGGCATTGCCACCGCCAACTCGATTCTCGTCATCAGCTTCGCGCGCGAGCAGTTGCTCGAACACGGCGACGCCACGCGCGCGGCGATCGAAGCGGGCTTCACGCGTTTTCGTCCGGTGCTGATGACGGCGCTCGCGATGGTGATCGGCATGGTGCCGATGGCGATCGGTCTCGGCGAAGGCGGCGAGCAGAATGCGCCGCTCGGGCGCGCGGTGATCGGCGGCCTGACGATCGGCACGCTGGCCACATTGATTTTCGTCCCGGTGGTGTTCTCGATGATCTACCGGCGACTCGCGGCACGTCGCTTGCGCGCGGCTGAGCACGTGGTGCAGAAGCCATGACGTATAGCGCCACCGCGATCGTGTCAGCAAGAGCAAGTAACACAAGAGGCAGCTTCGACTGCCCACGCATCTTTACAGGGGAAGTTTGATGGAAGGAAAACGTCCAGACAGTTCCAGCGCCGCGCACGATCCGGCAAAGGCAAAGCGCGCACGCTGGATCGGGATCGCGGTTGCCGTGGCGGTCCTCGCCTTGGCGGCACAAGGTATCTGGTCGCGCCACGACGCGCACGCGGCGCTCGAACACGATGCCGAGCATGCGAGCCAGACGAGCGTCGAGGTCGTGCGGCCGCAGAAGTCGTCTGCCGGACTCGATCTCGTGCTGCCCGGCAATGTGCAGGCCTTTCTCGATACACCGATCTACGCGCGCACCAACGGCTATCTGAAGAAGTGGTACGCCGACATCGGCGCGCACGTGAAGAACGGCCAGTTGCTGGCGGAGATCGACACGCCCGAAGTGGACGATCAACTGCGCGCGGCTCGCGCCGATCTCGCGAACGCCAACGCCAACTATGCGCTCGCCAAAAGCACCGCCGACCGCTGGACCGACATGCTGAAAAGCAAATCGGTCTCGAAGCAGGAAACCGACGAGAAGGTCGGCGACATGCTCGCGAAGAAAGCCACTCTCGACGCCGCGCGTTTCAACGTGGCGCGGCTCGAGAAGACGCAGTCGTTCCAGAAGGTCTACGCGCCGTTCGACGGCATCGTGACGGCGCGCAACGTCGATGTCGGCGCGCTGATCGACGCGGGCAGTTCCGGTGGCCCAGCGAAGGAACTGTTTCATGTCGCGCAGGCGGATCGCCTGCGCGTCTATGTGAATGTGCCGCAATCCTACGCGCAGCAGGTTCGCGCGCAGCAGACCGCGTTTCTGACGCTGACCGAGACGCCGTCGAAACATTATCCGGGCACCGTGGCGCGCACCGCCGGCGCCGTCGATCCGCAACAACGCACGATGCTGGTCGAAGTCGATGTCGACAACCGTAATGGCGATTTGCTGCCGGGCGCATATGCGCAAGTGCATTTCGCGTTGGGCACGGGCGCGGCGCCGTTCACGCTGCCCGGCAACGCGCTGCTGTTCCGCCCGGACGGTGTGAAAGTCGCGACCGTCGACGCGCAACACAAGGTAAAGCTCGTGCCGGTGTCGTTGGGCACGGACTTCGGCACGCGTGTGGCGATCGTGTCCGGCTTGCAAGGCGATGAGCAGGTGATCCTGAATCCGCAGGACTCGATCGTCGATGGCGCACCGGTGCGGATCGTGCCGGCGAAAGCGGCTGAACCGACGGGTGCGTCGTCATGAACGCGCCGACATCCCGTCGCCGGTTCGTCGCGCCACTGCCGCGCCACGTCTCGCTGCGCGCGTCCGCCCTGGCATTAGCAGGCGCATGCGCACTCACCGCCTGCACTGTCGGCCCAGACTACGTGAAGC
The nucleotide sequence above comes from Paraburkholderia sp. FT54. Encoded proteins:
- a CDS encoding serine/threonine protein kinase; this translates as MNDDILDPQDSANSAVPFARLKPEIVLDALDSALSTIGVRTDGRMLPLNSYENRVYQVGVEDGPPVVAKFYRPERWSDAAILEEHAFVADLAAREIPAVPARVLEGRTLHTFDGFRFSIFERRGGRAPDLDRRDTLEWLGRFIGCIHAVGQTQNYTERPTLDIHTFGYEPRDFLLAHRFVPEDLRTAWETVVNLALEGVERAFERAGDIRMLRMHGDCHPSNVLWTDAGPHFVDFDDSRMGPAVQDLWLLLPGERVEASRALADLLAGYEDFCDFEPRELYLVEALRTLRLIHYQAWLARRWDDPAFPAAFPWFNTQRYWEDRILELREQLGAMQEGPLWPV
- a CDS encoding efflux RND transporter permease subunit — its product is MWIVRLALRRPYTFVVLALLLLIVGPLTILRTPTDIFPNIDIPVLSVIWSYNGLPADEMEKRIVLNYERGLSTAVNDIEHTESTSLNGIAVVKIFFQPHANIDEALAEVTALSQTQLRSLPPGITPPNILRYNASTVPILRLALSSASLTEQELFDFGNNFLKTQLATVPGASAPLPYGGKQRQIMVDIDSRKLQERNLSPMDVVNAVTAQNLILPSGTAKIGSTEYSVQMNGSPDSLAGLNNIPIKSTANGTVYIRDVAHVRDGFQPQTNIVRVNGQRAALLTINKSGNTSTLEIVDRIKTMMPTLRNLVPASLNIDPVADQSLFVRASVQGVLREALIAACLTGLMILLFLGNWRATLIIAVSIPLSMITSIIALSLLGETINIMTLGGLALAVGILVDDATVAIENISHQLEQGKTLEQAILDGAHQIAIPTLVSTLSICIVFVPMFLLTGVAHYLFIPLAEAVVFAMLASYFFSRTLVPTLAKYLLRYHHKPADPHHAPAQTRNPFMRVHYAFEGGFSRLRDRYRVFLEARVARPGLFVTLFLACCGASMLLMPFLGRDFFPAVDAGTIALHLRAKTGMRVEETAVVTDRVDTRIRQAIPPGELHSIIDNIGLPVSGINLSYSNTGTIGTSDADVLITLNPDHHPSADYVRTLRRTLTDEFPGVQFAFLPADIVSQTLNFGMPSPIDIQIVGRDVAGNRVFAAKLLNRLRTVPGLVDARIQQPADLPRIFIDVDRTRAQQAGFSQRDIASNLLITLSGSQQTTPTFWLNPRNGVSYNVITEAPQYTIDSLQSLANIPLNANGRSNILGSLASMRREAGNATLTHYNAQTTIDIFGTADGRDLGGVSDDISKIIDDAKADLPKTSTIEMRGQVQTMNDSFSGLFAGLVFAILLVYLLIVVNFQSWLDPFIIITALPGALAGIVWMLFLTHTTLSIPALTGAIMCIGIATANSILVISFAREQLLEHGDATRAAIEAGFTRFRPVLMTALAMVIGMVPMAIGLGEGGEQNAPLGRAVIGGLTIGTLATLIFVPVVFSMIYRRLAARRLRAAEHVVQKP
- a CDS encoding efflux RND transporter periplasmic adaptor subunit yields the protein MEGKRPDSSSAAHDPAKAKRARWIGIAVAVAVLALAAQGIWSRHDAHAALEHDAEHASQTSVEVVRPQKSSAGLDLVLPGNVQAFLDTPIYARTNGYLKKWYADIGAHVKNGQLLAEIDTPEVDDQLRAARADLANANANYALAKSTADRWTDMLKSKSVSKQETDEKVGDMLAKKATLDAARFNVARLEKTQSFQKVYAPFDGIVTARNVDVGALIDAGSSGGPAKELFHVAQADRLRVYVNVPQSYAQQVRAQQTAFLTLTETPSKHYPGTVARTAGAVDPQQRTMLVEVDVDNRNGDLLPGAYAQVHFALGTGAAPFTLPGNALLFRPDGVKVATVDAQHKVKLVPVSLGTDFGTRVAIVSGLQGDEQVILNPQDSIVDGAPVRIVPAKAAEPTGASS